Proteins found in one Myxococcus virescens genomic segment:
- a CDS encoding carbohydrate kinase family protein, with amino-acid sequence MTKFGSEGRMPPLDVVCFGETLVDFLPAASGHRVRDVPAWHPCPGGSPANVAVGLARLGLRPAMLGVVGADEFGHFLRERLAAEGVDVSHLRQTAEARTGLVFISLDGKGERSFTFFRTRSAEFLLGHADVDAAFLSGAKAVHCGSNSLQWPEAQEAAVRMLGLARDAGLIVSCDPNLRLHAWEDTSLLKGLLARMLPLCTVVKLSEEEIGFVTGTEVPHEALTRLAAMGVPLPVVTLGERGALLQWKGERIHVAAPQTRVVDTTGAGDGFVAGLLQGLVRWFGGAEALRDATGEELVALATFACEVGSRVVEKLGAVEGLPRAEVLAQVMPSRPDRSRA; translated from the coding sequence TTGACGAAGTTCGGAAGCGAGGGGCGCATGCCGCCGCTGGATGTCGTGTGCTTTGGTGAGACGTTGGTGGACTTCCTCCCGGCGGCTTCAGGGCACCGCGTGCGCGACGTCCCCGCGTGGCATCCGTGCCCCGGTGGCTCGCCGGCGAATGTCGCGGTGGGGCTGGCCCGGCTGGGGCTGCGTCCGGCCATGCTGGGCGTGGTGGGCGCGGATGAGTTCGGTCACTTCCTTCGCGAGCGATTGGCGGCGGAAGGCGTGGACGTGAGTCACCTGCGCCAGACGGCGGAGGCTCGCACAGGGCTGGTGTTCATCTCCCTGGATGGGAAGGGCGAGCGCAGCTTCACCTTCTTCCGGACACGCTCCGCGGAGTTCCTGCTGGGACACGCGGATGTCGACGCGGCGTTCCTGTCGGGGGCGAAGGCGGTGCATTGCGGCTCCAACTCGCTCCAGTGGCCGGAGGCGCAGGAGGCCGCGGTGCGGATGCTGGGGTTGGCTCGCGACGCGGGGCTCATCGTGAGCTGTGACCCCAACTTGCGGCTGCATGCGTGGGAGGACACGTCTCTCCTGAAGGGCCTGCTGGCGCGGATGCTGCCGCTGTGCACCGTGGTGAAGCTCTCCGAAGAGGAGATTGGCTTCGTCACCGGGACGGAGGTGCCCCACGAAGCGCTGACGCGACTGGCCGCGATGGGCGTGCCGCTGCCCGTGGTGACGCTGGGCGAGCGTGGCGCGCTGCTGCAATGGAAGGGGGAGCGCATCCACGTCGCGGCGCCCCAGACGCGCGTCGTCGACACCACCGGTGCTGGCGATGGTTTCGTCGCGGGCCTGCTGCAGGGGCTGGTGCGCTGGTTCGGCGGCGCTGAGGCGCTGCGCGATGCAACCGGTGAGGAGTTGGTGGCGCTGGCCACGTTCGCGTGTGAGGTCGGGTCCCGTGTCGTGGAGAAGCTCGGTGCGGTGGAGGGGCTTCCCCGAGCGGAGGTGCTGGCTCAGGTCATGCCGTCGCGTCCGGACAGGTCGCGCGCATAG
- a CDS encoding helix-turn-helix domain-containing protein translates to MDHVDFGKYLSQQRELRGLSRDDVARETKIPPTLITALEAGQVERLPSRIFVVNYIRAYAQVIGMSPEEAVLRYEEVDKSVPAPSPVQLEQERRKRAYVGLSVLLAALLLGVYLFLVLSGKLPNPLAR, encoded by the coding sequence GTGGACCACGTCGATTTCGGCAAATACCTGAGCCAGCAGCGAGAGCTCCGAGGGCTCTCGCGTGACGACGTCGCGCGGGAGACCAAGATTCCTCCCACGCTCATCACCGCGCTCGAGGCCGGTCAGGTGGAACGGCTGCCCTCGCGCATCTTCGTGGTGAACTACATCCGCGCGTACGCGCAGGTCATCGGCATGTCTCCGGAAGAGGCCGTGCTGCGCTACGAGGAGGTGGACAAGTCCGTCCCGGCGCCATCTCCCGTGCAGTTGGAGCAGGAGCGGCGCAAGCGGGCCTACGTGGGGCTGTCCGTGCTGCTGGCGGCCCTGCTCCTGGGCGTGTACCTGTTCCTGGTGCTGAGCGGAAAGCTTCCCAATCCGCTCGCGCGTTGA
- the tgl gene encoding social motility TPR repeat lipoprotein Tgl produces MFRLSNASCSLALLLVSSGCSHTPTEKEKRSAEIHYDLALQAQQAGELQEALRELQVSLKNDPDYPDANNAMGILLHLAFRRPDEAVKHYTKALEVRPDFSEARTNLANVHLDQGRYDDAIKLYELVLNDMLYPTPFIAQGNLGWAYYKKGEPDRAVESIKAAVTTNPNFCLGYKNLGLIYDETGRTSEACRQFTHYRENCPDVAEAYMREGVCQAKLGQVDAAKAAFATCETKAKAGEQVLKDDCRRLLEKL; encoded by the coding sequence ATGTTCCGCCTTTCCAACGCGTCCTGTTCGCTCGCGCTGCTGCTGGTGTCCTCCGGTTGTTCCCACACGCCCACGGAGAAGGAGAAGCGGAGCGCCGAGATTCACTACGACCTGGCATTGCAGGCCCAGCAGGCCGGCGAGCTCCAGGAGGCGCTGCGCGAGCTGCAGGTGTCGCTGAAGAACGACCCGGACTACCCCGACGCGAACAACGCCATGGGCATCCTGCTGCACCTGGCGTTTCGCCGTCCCGACGAGGCCGTCAAGCACTACACCAAGGCGCTGGAGGTTCGCCCCGACTTCTCCGAGGCGCGCACCAACCTCGCCAACGTGCACCTGGACCAGGGCCGCTACGACGACGCCATCAAGCTCTATGAGCTGGTCCTCAACGACATGCTCTACCCGACGCCCTTCATCGCCCAGGGAAACCTGGGGTGGGCGTACTACAAGAAGGGCGAGCCGGACCGCGCGGTGGAGAGCATCAAGGCCGCGGTGACGACCAACCCCAACTTCTGTTTGGGCTACAAGAACCTGGGCCTCATCTACGACGAGACGGGGCGCACCTCCGAGGCGTGCCGCCAGTTCACGCACTACCGCGAGAATTGCCCGGATGTGGCGGAAGCGTACATGCGTGAGGGCGTCTGCCAGGCGAAGCTGGGGCAGGTCGATGCGGCGAAGGCAGCCTTCGCCACCTGTGAGACCAAGGCGAAAGCTGGTGAACAGGTGCTGAAGGACGACTGCCGGAGGCTGCTGGAAAAGCTCTAG
- a CDS encoding lytic transglycosylase domain-containing protein encodes MKAPAPSGGRSFGTRLFERLHAFSSGCSRLPLLAGAALVVSARLVPLLEERPVQPVVPGVVAAEVISPEASLIDAVLARRAPDLGLTLRRQLIQAIAEEAGRLAYDPLLILAIIDVESDFTEDAVSVKGARGLMQIKPSTLHFLAEKEGLRLSREEVTADTALCVRLGIRYLRSLQERFGGDLDLALMAYNAGPTRIRNAIKQGELERFRRYPRAVRRDFRRFREGHGLGGDWALAQREVPPEPMP; translated from the coding sequence GTGAAAGCTCCCGCCCCTTCGGGCGGGAGGTCTTTCGGTACGCGGCTCTTCGAACGTCTCCACGCCTTCAGCTCGGGTTGTTCCCGGCTCCCGCTGCTCGCGGGGGCGGCGCTCGTCGTGTCGGCGCGGCTGGTGCCGTTGCTGGAGGAGCGGCCGGTGCAGCCCGTCGTCCCGGGCGTCGTGGCGGCGGAGGTCATCTCCCCCGAGGCGTCGCTCATCGACGCGGTGCTGGCGCGCCGGGCCCCGGACCTGGGCCTGACGCTGCGCCGGCAGCTCATCCAGGCCATCGCCGAGGAGGCCGGGCGGCTCGCGTATGATCCGCTGCTGATCCTGGCCATCATCGACGTGGAGTCGGACTTCACGGAAGATGCCGTCTCCGTGAAGGGCGCGCGTGGGTTGATGCAGATCAAACCGAGCACGCTGCACTTCCTGGCGGAGAAGGAAGGACTGCGCCTGTCCCGCGAGGAAGTGACCGCGGACACCGCGCTCTGCGTGCGGCTGGGCATCCGCTACCTGCGCTCGTTACAGGAGCGCTTCGGTGGGGACCTGGACCTGGCCCTGATGGCCTACAACGCCGGCCCCACCCGCATTCGCAACGCCATCAAGCAGGGCGAACTGGAGCGCTTCCGGCGCTATCCGCGCGCGGTCCGCCGGGACTTCCGGCGCTTCCGTGAGGGCCACGGGCTGGGCGGAGACTGGGCCTTGGCGCAGCGCGAGGTGCCTCCCGAGCCCATGCCCTGA
- the recO gene encoding DNA repair protein RecO: MERYDDDALVLSSVDYGESDRLVTLLTREHGKLTAFAAGARKSKRRFAGALEPFMRLRVHIVETRGSTVRLDGTDIVAGFYAAREDLSLIARALYAVELCRELTRDHEPQPELFALLESYLTRLDAKEAGPTSLLAFELSALAHAGLMPRFDSCSLCGGAPGERPRFDQAHGGAVCEPCGARARESVAVPVALLSGLRALQEGARTPLPPDLRARARGLLNVFIAHHLGRRLKSVDFMAQVGLD; the protein is encoded by the coding sequence ATGGAGCGATACGACGACGACGCGCTCGTGCTGTCCTCGGTGGACTATGGCGAGTCCGACCGGCTCGTCACCTTGCTGACGCGCGAGCATGGGAAGCTGACGGCCTTCGCCGCGGGCGCACGCAAGAGCAAGCGGCGCTTCGCCGGCGCGCTGGAGCCGTTCATGCGGCTTCGCGTGCACATCGTGGAGACGCGCGGCAGCACGGTGCGGCTGGACGGCACGGACATCGTCGCGGGTTTCTATGCGGCGCGCGAGGACCTGTCCCTGATTGCCCGGGCCTTGTACGCGGTGGAGCTGTGCCGCGAGCTGACGCGGGACCATGAGCCGCAGCCGGAGCTGTTCGCCCTGTTGGAGTCGTACCTGACGCGACTGGATGCGAAGGAGGCCGGGCCCACGTCGCTCTTGGCTTTCGAGCTGTCCGCGCTGGCGCACGCGGGGTTGATGCCTCGGTTTGATTCGTGCTCGCTGTGTGGCGGCGCTCCGGGTGAGCGGCCTCGTTTCGACCAGGCCCATGGCGGCGCGGTGTGTGAGCCGTGTGGAGCCCGTGCTCGCGAGTCCGTGGCGGTGCCGGTGGCGCTGCTGTCGGGCCTGCGCGCTCTCCAGGAAGGGGCGCGCACGCCGCTGCCGCCGGACTTGCGCGCGCGTGCTCGCGGCCTGCTCAACGTTTTCATTGCCCATCACCTGGGTCGCCGCCTCAAGAGCGTGGACTTCATGGCCCAGGTGGGCCTGGATTGA